A region of Coccinella septempunctata chromosome 5, icCocSept1.1, whole genome shotgun sequence DNA encodes the following proteins:
- the LOC123313959 gene encoding uncharacterized protein LOC123313959 — translation MQNGCKKKARGCKELLVIDNVVTKQARRRLKNISMCWIDYQKAYDSVPHSWLVEILRIYKISPDIIHLWEHLMGTWRTTLSVKGTKSYRTKEISIKRGIFQGDNWSTEWFCLALNPLSNILNRSNYGYRIDDYAKLTHLFYVDDLKLYARGTAQLQGELELVRNFSADIKMKFGLEKCSVVHVKRGKMAEEGDMELINGTSIRSLGLENTYKYLGIQQSFEIRQKRSMEVAEEEFKKRINKVLKTELNAKNKITAINMWAIPVLTYTSGILTWSATELRRLDQWVRVSFTRHGILHPNSAIERLYLPRSEGGRGLSSLEAATEKEIKSLRNYFLSSNLPVHKRVVLWDKKYTALNLASPAEPETDVDPLENMRERWRSKVLHGRFHASINQPEVDKTRSHTYLVADYLYASTEAALHAIQDQVVPTRNYSKYIMKQQVENTKCRICNQLEETVQHLSGGCTPLASTKYLGRHNNMGKVVHQLLGLRWGLIGNFTPQYKYTPVAVAENEQAKIFWDFPFVTDRPLEHNRPDLVLWMKQEGMAVIVDFSVPLDHNIAQAYDSKIVKYTELARELKTLWKLERQVRILPLVISSNGLVHVNTTKHLAELQLPDNTLQWMQKAVVLGTVAIIRQIVFPQ, via the coding sequence atgcagaATGGCTGCAAGAAGAAAGCCCGAGGTTGTAAAGAACTATTGGTGATTGATAATGTCGTCACGAAGCAGGCCAGAAGAAGACTCAAAAATATATCGATGTGCTGGATTGACTACCAGAAAGCTTATGACTCCGTGCCGCACTCCTGGCTTGTTGAGATTCTTCGCATATACAAAATCAGTCCTGACATAATACACCTTTGGGAACATCTCATGGGAACCTGGCGAACCACCCTGTCAGTAAAAGGAACGAAGTCATATCGAACGAAGGAGATAAGTATAAAACGAGGCATCTTCCAGGGAGACAACTGGAGCACGGAGTGGTTTTGTCTTGCACTAAACCCACTAAGTAACATACTCAATCGCAGCAATTATGGATACAGAATAGACGATTATGCTAAGCTCACTCACCTGTTTTATGTGGACGACTTGAAGCTCTATGCTAGAGGAACTGCACAACTACAAGGTGAACTTGAACTGGTGAGAAATTTCAGCGcggatataaaaatgaaatttggcCTCGAGAAATGCTCGGTTGTGCACGTGAAGAGAGGGAAAATGGCGGAGGAGGGTGACATGGAACTGATTAACGGTACAAGCATACGTAGTCTGGGTCTAGAGAACACCTACAAATACCTGGGAATTCAACAGTCATTTGAGATCAGACAGAAACGCAGTATGGAGGTAGCTGAAGAGGAATTCAAAAAACGAATCAACAAAGTTCtcaaaactgagctcaatgCTAAGAACAAGATTACTGCCATAAACATGTGGGCAATACCGGTTTTAACATACACCTCCGGAATACTTACCTGGTCAGCTACGGAACTGCGCCGATTGGATCAGTGGGTTCGCGTCAGTTTCACGAGGCATGGCATACTGCATCCCAATTCAGCAATCGAGCGACTATATCTCCCTCGATCGGAGGGAGGTCGTGGATTGTCCAGCTTGGAAGCTGCAACCGAGAAAGAAATTAAATCCCTAAGAAACTACTTCCTCTCGAGCAACTTACCGGTTCACAAAAGAGTGGTGTTATGGGACAAAAAATATACTGCCCTCAATTTAGCCAGCCCAGCAGAACCTGAAACAGATGTAGATCCACTAGAAAATATGAGAGAAAGATGGCGTAGCAAAGTACTTCATGGGAGATTTCACGCTAGCATTAATCAGCCAGAAGTGGATAAAACACGGTCTCATACTTACCTCGTTGCTGATTACCTATACGCAAGCACTGAAGCAGCACTACACGCCATTCAAGATCAAGTAGTTCCAACTAGGAACTACTCAAAATACATTATGAAACAGCAAGTAGAAAACACGAAATGTAGGATCTGCAACCAACTGGAGGAAACCGTACAGCACTTGTCGGGGGGTTGTACACCACTTGCATCCACCAAATACTTAGGGAGGCACAACAATATGGGCAAGGTGGTCCACCAGTTGCTCGGATTGCGATGGGGATTAATTGGGAACTTCACACCCCAGTATAAATACACACCGGTAGCGGTAGCAGAAAATGAACAGGCCAAAATCTTCTGGGACTTTCCCTTCGTGACGGACAGACCTCTAGAACACAACCGTCCAGATCTTGTACTATGGATGAAACAGGAGGGGATGGCTGTTATAGTAGACTTCTCAGTGCCACTCGACCACAACATAGCACAAGCTTATGACAGCAAAATCGTCAAATACACAGAATTAGCAAGAGAACTCAAAACATTGTGGAAACTTGAGAGGCAGGTGAGGATACTTCCTCTGGTCATCAGCAGTAATGGACTCGTGCACGTTAACACCACGAAACACCTGGCCGAGCTCCAACTTCCAGACAACACATTACAATGGATGCAGAAGGCTGTAGTGTTGGGAACTGTAGCAATTATTAGGCAAATTGTCTTTCCGCAGTGA